Proteins from a genomic interval of Niabella soli DSM 19437:
- a CDS encoding nucleoside recognition domain-containing protein, whose protein sequence is MALSRIWSAFILVALAVTLGRYLFQPGQEQLFSQLVTGRSGDTTMVRPIDSLAVPVTVRQQLSDAHPVAVWENVNVTKDKSGSFRVFKLQNANGVFETTKDAVNLCLGLIGIMALFLGFMNIAERAGGIRFLSRIIGPFFSKIFPDLPKDHPALGHMIMNYSAILLGLDNAATPFGIKSMESLQELNPSKETASNAQLMFLCLHAAGLTLIPTAIIADRVTLKSQFPTQIFIPCLIVGFVAAISALILVSVKQKIKLFQPVIVLWIAGIIAVITGLILYVRTLDAKGVQVFSLTLSNALILLLFLLILAGAIYKKTPIFDAFVDGAKDGFEVAVKIIPYLVGLLVAISLLRNSGVFDFVMDGVKYLFHGLGGDPRIADALPTALLKPFSGSGTRAMMIDTLKVHHPDSFVGNMTSVFRGASDTTFYIIAVYCGAIGIKNTRYAVGIMLLVDLIAVLTSIGVSYIFFR, encoded by the coding sequence ATGGCATTAAGCAGAATTTGGTCGGCATTTATACTGGTGGCATTAGCGGTTACGCTGGGACGATACTTGTTTCAACCGGGGCAGGAACAGCTCTTTAGCCAATTGGTGACGGGCAGGAGTGGCGATACCACAATGGTGCGCCCCATCGATTCACTGGCCGTGCCGGTAACCGTCCGGCAGCAGCTCAGCGATGCGCACCCCGTGGCGGTGTGGGAAAATGTTAATGTCACAAAGGACAAAAGTGGCTCCTTCCGGGTGTTTAAACTACAGAACGCTAATGGCGTTTTTGAAACAACAAAGGATGCGGTAAACCTCTGCCTGGGCCTGATCGGTATTATGGCGCTCTTCCTGGGGTTTATGAATATCGCGGAAAGAGCAGGGGGTATCCGGTTCCTGTCAAGGATTATCGGCCCTTTTTTTTCAAAGATATTTCCTGATCTGCCAAAAGATCATCCCGCACTGGGGCATATGATCATGAATTATTCGGCTATTTTACTGGGATTGGATAACGCCGCTACGCCTTTTGGAATAAAATCGATGGAAAGCCTGCAGGAACTGAACCCCAGTAAAGAAACCGCCAGTAATGCTCAGTTAATGTTTTTGTGTTTGCACGCGGCGGGCTTAACACTGATCCCCACTGCAATCATTGCCGACCGGGTTACGTTAAAATCACAATTTCCTACGCAAATATTTATTCCCTGCCTGATCGTTGGGTTCGTGGCGGCCATTTCAGCGCTGATCCTGGTTTCAGTTAAACAAAAAATAAAGCTTTTTCAGCCGGTGATCGTCCTCTGGATTGCCGGGATCATTGCGGTGATCACGGGTTTGATCTTATACGTGCGTACTCTGGATGCCAAAGGTGTGCAGGTGTTCTCCCTTACATTAAGTAATGCGCTCATTCTCTTGCTTTTTCTTTTGATTCTTGCCGGTGCCATTTATAAAAAAACACCCATTTTTGACGCTTTTGTTGATGGCGCGAAAGACGGATTTGAAGTGGCTGTAAAAATTATTCCTTACCTGGTTGGATTATTGGTTGCCATTAGCCTGCTACGCAACAGCGGCGTATTCGACTTTGTAATGGATGGGGTAAAATACCTGTTTCATGGGTTGGGTGGGGATCCCCGCATTGCGGATGCTTTACCCACGGCCTTACTGAAGCCATTTAGCGGCAGCGGCACCCGCGCCATGATGATCGATACCTTAAAAGTGCATCATCCGGATTCGTTTGTGGGCAACATGACCTCGGTCTTCCGGGGGGCATCGGATACAACCTTCTATATCATCGCCGTGTATTGCGGTGCCATTGGGATAAAGAACACCAGGTATGCAGTAGGGATCATGCTGCTGGTGGACCTCATTGCCGTGCTGACTTCAATAGGGGTGAGTTATATATTTTTTAGGTGA
- a CDS encoding extracellular catalytic domain type 1 short-chain-length polyhydroxyalkanoate depolymerase — MKPFTTLSFVACFLLLCFGYCKKRNSAEDNIYRINGTIASNGISRTYLLNLPPDYYKNGSFPLVIALHGGGGGGLQFESKTGLTEKANAEHFVIVYPDGFPGPAKNRSWNAGSCCGAAQADNIDDVGFIKQLIAFLKANYKIDPARIYVTGHSNGGMLAYRLASELSDEIAAIAVNSCTMVVTAAIHPSRPVPVLHMHSALDEKVPFSGGIGITGAYYPPVDSVLNVWAAINACGNPPQTTNFNTYIFRQWVNCSSKATVQLYLTNDGGHSWPGGQSDNPNADPPSTAINADNLLWSFFQKYTL, encoded by the coding sequence ATGAAACCCTTTACTACTTTATCTTTTGTTGCCTGTTTCCTGTTGCTTTGCTTCGGCTATTGTAAAAAAAGGAACTCCGCAGAAGACAATATTTACCGTATTAATGGTACTATAGCAAGCAATGGCATTTCACGAACTTATTTATTAAACCTCCCTCCGGATTATTACAAAAATGGTAGTTTTCCATTAGTGATTGCATTGCATGGCGGCGGCGGCGGCGGCCTGCAATTTGAATCAAAAACAGGGCTTACTGAAAAAGCAAATGCCGAGCATTTTGTCATAGTATATCCCGATGGTTTCCCCGGCCCGGCGAAAAACAGATCATGGAATGCTGGTTCCTGCTGTGGAGCAGCTCAGGCCGATAATATTGATGATGTCGGATTTATAAAACAATTGATCGCTTTTTTAAAAGCGAATTATAAAATAGATCCGGCACGGATTTATGTTACCGGGCATTCGAATGGCGGAATGCTTGCCTATCGTTTGGCAAGTGAGTTATCCGATGAAATTGCGGCAATTGCAGTAAATAGCTGTACAATGGTTGTAACAGCGGCCATACATCCGTCCCGTCCGGTTCCTGTTTTGCATATGCATTCAGCATTAGATGAAAAAGTTCCTTTTAGCGGTGGCATTGGAATAACAGGCGCTTATTATCCTCCCGTTGATTCTGTGTTGAATGTCTGGGCTGCGATAAATGCCTGTGGCAATCCTCCGCAAACAACAAATTTCAATACTTATATTTTTCGCCAGTGGGTAAACTGCAGCAGCAAGGCTACAGTTCAATTATATCTCACTAATGATGGTGGTCATTCATGGCCCGGAGGCCAGTCTGACAACCCCAATGCAGATCCGCCATCGACTGCGATAAATGCAGATAATCTACTATGGAGTTTTTTCCAAAAATATACACTTTGA
- a CDS encoding OmpA/MotB family protein, with protein sequence MNLKLFLPAVAGTLLFFSSCVSNKKFTALQSDYSSLNQRYQTSQVDLAASQQRVKSLEEQLAQERANNASLKKALAVLQGSLDKSISQGNVNISKLVDEINSSNKYIQHLVNEKNKSDSLLMVLTNNLTRSLSRDELKDVDIKVLKGVVYISLSDNMLYKSGSYEISETAGATLSKIAKIIMDYKNYEVLVEGNTDNVPINRPNIRNNWDLSSLRASSVVQALQNTYGVDPKRLTVGGRGEYNPVADNTTDAGKTRNRRTEIIITPKLDQFMELIDKAPETTPAPASQAAPPAK encoded by the coding sequence ATGAATCTTAAATTATTTTTACCTGCCGTTGCAGGCACCCTTTTGTTTTTCTCCAGTTGTGTAAGTAATAAGAAATTCACAGCCCTGCAGAGTGATTATTCCAGCCTGAATCAGCGTTATCAAACCAGTCAGGTTGATCTTGCTGCCAGCCAGCAACGTGTTAAAAGCCTGGAAGAGCAGTTGGCACAGGAACGGGCCAACAACGCTTCGTTAAAAAAGGCGCTGGCCGTGCTCCAGGGATCGCTTGATAAAAGTATTTCCCAGGGCAATGTGAATATTTCCAAACTGGTGGACGAGATCAACTCCTCCAACAAATACATCCAGCACCTGGTAAATGAAAAGAATAAAAGCGACTCTTTGCTGATGGTGCTTACCAACAACCTTACCCGTTCGCTGAGCAGGGATGAGTTAAAAGATGTGGACATTAAAGTGTTAAAAGGGGTAGTATACATTTCATTATCCGATAATATGCTGTACAAATCCGGCAGCTACGAAATATCTGAGACTGCCGGTGCCACTTTAAGCAAGATCGCCAAGATCATCATGGATTACAAAAACTATGAAGTATTGGTGGAGGGTAATACGGATAATGTGCCCATCAATCGTCCGAATATCCGCAACAACTGGGACCTGAGCTCCCTGCGGGCCTCCTCCGTGGTGCAGGCGTTGCAAAATACCTACGGTGTGGATCCCAAACGCCTGACCGTTGGCGGCCGTGGTGAATACAACCCGGTAGCGGATAATACTACGGATGCGGGCAAAACAAGAAACAGGAGAACAGAGATCATCATTACTCCCAAGCTGGATCAATTTATGGAGCTGATCGATAAAGCGCCTGAAACTACACCGGCACCTGCCTCACAAGCAGCGCCCCCCGCCAAATGA
- the thrA gene encoding bifunctional aspartate kinase/homoserine dehydrogenase I — MHVLKFGGSSVANASNIKRVAAIVDTIAKNDMAIVVVSALGGITDLLLQSGKQAAAGSEVYKDYIATIEQRHFEAVKELIPVASQSALLSLVKKTINEIEDVCSGIFLLSEVTPKNLDRLAAYGEWLSSQLIAAAFKQEGVQTQWKDAREFIFTNSDFTNAEVNIAATEKGIRKYFKENKSNVFVVPGFIAADSNGVTTTLGRGGSDYTAALIAAALDANSLQVWKDVSGMMTADPRVAPNAKVIERISYSEAMELSHFGAKVLYPPTIQPVMAKNIPLHIKNTFAPEMPGTVVGGAMKTQETIREHIVSGISSISNIALLSLEGSGMIGIPGFSKRLFEALSKERISVVLITQSSSEHSICVAIDQKYLTVAKKAVDKAFADEITLGKVEPLKEETQLSIVALVGEQMKSLPGVSGRMFGALGRNGINIRAIAQGSSEKNISAVIATDDVRKAINVLHEEFFETVYKQLNLFIVGVGNVGAKLMEQLKQQHAFLKQHMKLNVSVIGISNSKKMLFKEFGISLSGWKELLAAGEPASLPDFVQEVLHRNLRNTIFVDITANTEVAKVYGKLLQRSISVVACNKIAAASPFPEYKKLKELAHIHNARLLFETNVGAALPVIGTLNDLRRSGDEVRSIKAVLSGTLNFVFNNYDGTRKFADVVKQAQEEGYTEPDPRMDLGGVDVMRKILILAREAGFEMDMEDIVNNSFMPASCMQGSVAEFYKCMEAEEAHFKKLLTAAEAENSKLKFVASFENGKASVGLQHIKPGDDLYHLYGKDNVVLFYTARYTEQPLVIKGAGAGADVTASGVFADIMRAANA, encoded by the coding sequence ATGCATGTTCTCAAATTTGGCGGCTCTTCCGTAGCCAATGCCAGCAATATAAAAAGGGTTGCTGCCATTGTAGATACTATTGCTAAAAACGATATGGCCATTGTGGTAGTATCTGCCCTGGGCGGTATCACAGATCTGCTGTTGCAGTCAGGAAAACAGGCGGCGGCCGGCAGTGAGGTATACAAGGACTATATAGCAACAATTGAACAGCGCCACTTTGAAGCGGTAAAAGAGTTGATTCCTGTTGCTTCCCAAAGCGCTTTGTTAAGCCTGGTAAAAAAAACGATCAATGAGATCGAAGATGTTTGCAGTGGTATTTTTTTATTGAGCGAAGTGACGCCCAAAAACCTGGACCGGCTGGCGGCCTACGGCGAGTGGCTTTCCTCACAGCTTATTGCCGCTGCCTTTAAGCAGGAAGGCGTACAAACGCAGTGGAAGGATGCCCGGGAATTTATTTTCACCAACAGCGACTTCACCAATGCAGAAGTGAATATTGCCGCGACCGAAAAAGGGATCCGGAAATATTTTAAAGAAAATAAAAGTAACGTGTTCGTTGTGCCGGGGTTCATTGCAGCAGACTCCAACGGGGTCACCACAACTCTGGGAAGAGGGGGTTCTGATTATACCGCTGCATTGATTGCGGCGGCATTGGATGCAAATTCGCTGCAGGTTTGGAAAGACGTAAGTGGTATGATGACGGCAGACCCGCGCGTGGCGCCCAATGCAAAAGTAATTGAGCGCATCTCCTACAGCGAGGCGATGGAGCTTTCGCATTTTGGGGCGAAAGTGCTGTATCCGCCTACTATACAGCCGGTGATGGCTAAAAACATCCCCCTGCACATCAAAAACACCTTTGCTCCTGAAATGCCGGGAACCGTTGTAGGTGGTGCGATGAAAACACAGGAAACGATTCGGGAACATATTGTAAGCGGCATATCCAGCATCAGCAATATTGCGTTGCTGAGTTTGGAAGGCAGTGGAATGATCGGTATTCCCGGATTTTCGAAACGCCTGTTTGAAGCGTTGAGCAAAGAACGGATCAGTGTGGTATTGATCACACAGAGTTCCTCCGAACATTCAATATGTGTGGCTATTGACCAAAAATACCTGACAGTGGCGAAAAAGGCGGTGGATAAGGCCTTTGCCGATGAAATTACCTTGGGCAAAGTAGAACCGCTGAAGGAAGAAACACAGTTGTCCATTGTAGCCCTGGTTGGGGAGCAAATGAAAAGCTTGCCGGGGGTAAGCGGTAGAATGTTTGGCGCTTTGGGAAGAAACGGTATTAATATCCGCGCCATAGCACAGGGCTCCTCAGAAAAAAATATCAGCGCTGTTATTGCCACTGATGATGTGCGCAAGGCGATCAATGTATTACATGAAGAGTTTTTTGAAACCGTTTATAAACAACTGAATCTTTTTATTGTGGGGGTGGGAAATGTGGGCGCCAAACTAATGGAGCAATTAAAACAGCAGCACGCCTTCCTGAAGCAGCACATGAAATTAAATGTGTCTGTTATCGGGATCAGCAACAGCAAAAAGATGCTTTTTAAAGAATTCGGTATATCGCTGAGTGGCTGGAAGGAATTACTTGCGGCCGGGGAGCCCGCGTCATTGCCCGATTTTGTACAGGAAGTGCTTCATCGGAATTTGCGCAACACTATTTTTGTCGATATCACCGCCAATACCGAAGTAGCAAAAGTGTACGGAAAGCTGTTGCAGAGAAGTATATCAGTCGTTGCCTGCAATAAAATTGCCGCAGCCTCCCCTTTTCCTGAATATAAAAAACTAAAAGAGCTGGCGCATATACACAATGCCCGGCTTTTGTTTGAAACCAATGTTGGGGCTGCATTGCCGGTGATCGGCACGCTGAACGATTTAAGAAGAAGCGGGGATGAAGTAAGAAGTATAAAGGCAGTGTTAAGTGGTACGTTGAATTTTGTTTTTAATAATTACGACGGTACAAGGAAGTTTGCAGATGTGGTAAAACAGGCGCAGGAGGAAGGATATACCGAACCGGATCCGCGTATGGACCTGGGAGGTGTGGATGTAATGCGGAAGATCCTGATCCTGGCCCGCGAAGCGGGATTTGAAATGGATATGGAAGACATCGTCAATAATTCCTTTATGCCTGCTTCCTGTATGCAGGGCTCCGTGGCTGAATTTTACAAATGTATGGAAGCAGAAGAAGCGCATTTCAAAAAATTGCTGACAGCGGCGGAAGCGGAGAACAGTAAACTTAAATTTGTGGCGTCGTTTGAAAATGGGAAGGCATCGGTGGGTTTGCAGCATATCAAACCGGGTGATGATCTCTACCACCTCTACGGGAAGGATAATGTAGTGTTGTTTTATACCGCCCGTTATACAGAGCAGCCCTTGGTGATAAAGGGCGCCGGGGCAGGAGCTGATGTTACGGCCAGTGGTGTTTTTGCTGATATTATGCGGGCCGCAAATGCGTGA
- a CDS encoding homoserine kinase, whose amino-acid sequence MESIKIKAPGTVANLVCGFDILGLALNEPCDIMEFRLLDEPKVIIHNRDAYNLPTDPEQNVAGVVLLAAIEKAGGTIGFEVTIEKHIKPGSGLGSSAASAAGAAVGANKLLGNRFSTDELIQLAMIGEKLATGVKHADNITPCILGGVTLIRSILPIDIVPLASPDLYVTVVHPQIEVRTSDARQILKQLIYLKDAIKQWGNIAGLVAGFMRNDKQLIGRSLEDVIIEPVRSILIPGFDEIKAKCKQAGALGGGISGSGPSIFMLSETEQVAREVGRIMHGIYERIGVENNVYVTTISNEGVRVVEHE is encoded by the coding sequence ATGGAATCAATAAAAATAAAAGCTCCGGGAACTGTGGCCAACCTGGTCTGCGGATTTGATATCCTGGGCCTGGCGCTAAATGAGCCTTGTGATATTATGGAATTCCGCTTGCTGGATGAGCCCAAAGTGATCATTCACAACCGTGATGCTTATAACCTGCCAACGGACCCCGAACAGAATGTGGCGGGAGTGGTATTGCTGGCCGCTATTGAAAAAGCGGGTGGCACTATCGGGTTTGAAGTAACGATCGAGAAACATATCAAACCCGGAAGCGGGCTGGGGTCCAGCGCGGCCAGCGCCGCAGGCGCAGCGGTTGGGGCAAATAAGTTATTAGGCAATCGCTTTTCAACGGATGAGCTGATCCAGTTGGCGATGATCGGAGAGAAACTGGCAACCGGTGTTAAACATGCGGATAATATCACGCCCTGCATCCTGGGTGGCGTTACGCTGATCCGGTCCATCCTCCCCATCGATATCGTTCCCCTGGCTTCTCCCGACCTGTATGTAACCGTGGTGCACCCTCAAATTGAAGTGCGCACGTCGGATGCAAGGCAGATCTTAAAGCAACTGATCTATTTGAAAGATGCGATCAAACAATGGGGAAATATTGCGGGACTGGTGGCGGGGTTTATGCGCAACGACAAGCAATTGATCGGCCGCTCGTTGGAGGATGTAATTATAGAGCCGGTCCGGAGCATTCTTATCCCCGGGTTTGACGAAATAAAAGCGAAATGCAAACAAGCGGGCGCTTTAGGTGGCGGCATTTCAGGATCCGGTCCTTCCATATTTATGCTGAGTGAAACGGAACAAGTAGCTCGGGAAGTAGGCAGGATCATGCATGGGATTTATGAACGGATCGGGGTAGAGAATAATGTTTATGTAACAACGATCAGCAACGAAGGGGTACGGGTAGTGGAGCATGAATAG
- the thrC gene encoding threonine synthase produces MNYYSLNHKAPVVNFKEAAIRGQAPDKGLYFPEKLPVVGQELIKNIEATDEAEIAFRVIKPYVGGTIPDDALYQIVSETVNFPFPLQQVTDRIAALELFHGPTLAFKDVGARFMSRCLGYFLKDEKKHVTVLVATSGDTGGAVASGFYGVEGVDVVILYPKGRVSPVQEKQLTALGKNITALEVNGNFDDCQRLVKQAFIDADINTKRFLTSANSINVARWLPQQFYYFFAYKQWPDKKTAPVITVPSGNFGNICAGLLAKITGLPLGHFIAACNANDVVPEFLQTGNWQPKKAVATLSNAMDVGDPSNFVRIMQLFDRQMVKLKDILSAQSISDATTTDTIREVFNTTGYILDPHGAVAFKAIEHYLSDHKQSKGFILETAHPVKFPDAVQQATGKEVPVPEALRSLMLQPKHAVAMQPDFEAFKAYLLD; encoded by the coding sequence ATGAACTATTATAGTCTGAATCATAAAGCGCCGGTTGTTAATTTTAAAGAAGCGGCTATTCGCGGACAGGCACCAGATAAGGGATTGTATTTTCCTGAGAAACTGCCGGTAGTCGGCCAGGAGCTGATAAAAAATATTGAAGCAACGGATGAGGCGGAAATCGCGTTCCGCGTAATTAAACCCTATGTAGGCGGGACCATTCCTGATGACGCGCTGTATCAGATTGTTTCGGAAACGGTAAATTTTCCCTTTCCTTTACAACAGGTTACCGATCGTATTGCCGCGCTTGAACTGTTCCACGGACCCACACTTGCTTTTAAAGATGTGGGCGCGCGTTTTATGAGCCGCTGCCTGGGCTATTTCCTGAAAGATGAAAAAAAACATGTTACGGTTTTGGTGGCTACATCCGGAGATACCGGTGGCGCGGTTGCCAGTGGCTTTTATGGTGTGGAAGGCGTCGATGTGGTGATCCTTTACCCAAAAGGCCGGGTAAGCCCGGTGCAGGAAAAACAACTGACGGCACTTGGAAAAAACATTACGGCACTGGAAGTAAATGGCAATTTTGACGATTGCCAGCGCCTGGTAAAACAGGCTTTTATTGATGCGGACATTAATACAAAACGTTTTCTTACTTCCGCTAATTCTATTAATGTGGCACGGTGGCTGCCGCAACAGTTCTATTATTTCTTTGCTTATAAGCAATGGCCCGACAAAAAAACAGCACCCGTAATAACCGTGCCCAGCGGCAATTTCGGGAATATATGCGCGGGCTTACTGGCAAAGATTACCGGGCTGCCGTTGGGTCATTTCATAGCCGCCTGTAACGCCAATGATGTGGTTCCGGAATTTTTGCAAACCGGAAACTGGCAACCTAAAAAAGCCGTGGCTACTTTGTCTAATGCAATGGATGTGGGGGATCCCAGCAATTTTGTACGTATCATGCAATTGTTTGACCGGCAAATGGTGAAATTAAAAGATATCCTTTCGGCTCAAAGTATCTCTGATGCAACCACAACCGATACGATCAGGGAGGTGTTTAACACAACCGGTTATATCCTGGATCCGCATGGGGCGGTTGCCTTTAAGGCTATTGAGCACTATCTGTCGGATCATAAACAATCAAAAGGCTTTATTTTAGAAACGGCGCACCCGGTAAAATTCCCGGATGCTGTTCAACAGGCCACCGGTAAAGAAGTCCCCGTGCCCGAAGCATTGCGATCGCTGATGCTGCAACCCAAACATGCTGTTGCTATGCAACCGGATTTTGAGGCCTTCAAAGCATATTTACTGGATTAA
- a CDS encoding MaoC family dehydratase, whose product MAVKIFFEEFITGAQRTTTGRTITEADIVLHAGQTGDFYPHHMDAEWCKTQPFKQRIAHGTLIFSVGVGLTAGVINDVAMTYGYERLRFLTPVFINDTITTTITIKEKRDHKKPGFGIVTELLEVYNQHRQLVLVCEHLLLVQKKELHG is encoded by the coding sequence ATGGCTGTGAAAATATTTTTCGAAGAATTTATAACAGGAGCGCAACGTACAACTACCGGCAGAACCATTACGGAGGCTGATATTGTTTTACATGCCGGTCAGACAGGTGATTTTTACCCGCACCATATGGATGCGGAATGGTGTAAAACGCAGCCTTTTAAGCAGCGGATAGCACACGGAACCCTTATTTTTAGCGTAGGGGTAGGATTGACGGCGGGTGTGATCAATGATGTGGCGATGACCTATGGATATGAACGTTTGCGTTTTTTGACTCCCGTTTTTATAAATGACACCATTACAACAACCATAACCATAAAAGAAAAGCGGGACCATAAAAAACCCGGATTCGGCATTGTTACAGAGTTGTTGGAAGTATACAATCAGCATCGGCAGTTGGTATTGGTTTGCGAACATTTATTGTTGGTGCAAAAAAAGGAATTGCATGGATAA
- a CDS encoding ABC transporter substrate-binding protein, producing MDKVVLKGIAWDHTRGIVPLQAAGQRYSERHPGVEIRWDKRSLQAFADYSIESLSKEYDLLIIDHPWVGSAAVTGCVVALDDYIPKDALAVLEANSAGVSHSSYHYDGRQWALAIDAATPVASMRTDLLAANDLAAPETWEQVIALAKKGKVAAPAIPIDLLMNFYTFCIAEGEEPFDGDVVVSEATGTRALDTMKELYTALAPGFFNMNPILVAEVMSNTDDYYYCPFAYGYSNYSRKQYSKNILTYADVVTFGNKPLRTTLGGTGIAVAAESLHKSIAAAFAQFVCSPGWQASEYILSGGQPGYAFGYQDPLNNQVCNRFFTNTKATLDNAYLRPRYHGYLQFQEEGGFYIQEFLKGRIQSASLVLNKLNLLYTESLQKSDKNLCNNSR from the coding sequence ATGGATAAGGTGGTGCTTAAAGGGATTGCGTGGGATCATACACGTGGTATTGTGCCTTTACAGGCCGCGGGGCAACGCTATAGCGAACGGCATCCGGGCGTTGAGATACGATGGGATAAACGCAGTCTACAGGCTTTTGCCGATTATTCTATCGAAAGCCTGTCAAAAGAGTATGACCTGTTGATCATTGACCATCCCTGGGTGGGCAGCGCGGCTGTTACGGGGTGCGTAGTGGCATTGGATGATTATATTCCGAAAGATGCTCTTGCGGTACTGGAAGCGAACAGCGCCGGCGTTTCGCATAGTAGTTATCACTATGATGGCCGGCAATGGGCGCTGGCTATTGATGCGGCAACCCCTGTAGCCAGTATGCGCACCGATCTGTTGGCAGCAAATGATCTTGCCGCGCCCGAAACATGGGAGCAGGTGATAGCCCTGGCAAAAAAAGGAAAGGTTGCGGCACCCGCTATTCCTATCGACCTGCTCATGAACTTCTATACTTTTTGTATTGCAGAGGGCGAAGAGCCGTTTGATGGTGATGTGGTTGTGTCGGAAGCAACAGGGACAAGGGCTTTAGATACAATGAAAGAATTATATACGGCGTTGGCCCCGGGCTTTTTTAATATGAACCCTATCCTTGTGGCAGAAGTCATGAGCAATACAGACGATTATTACTATTGCCCTTTTGCCTATGGCTATTCCAATTATTCAAGAAAGCAATACAGTAAAAATATATTGACATATGCTGATGTGGTTACGTTCGGTAATAAACCGTTGCGGACCACTTTGGGCGGAACCGGCATAGCGGTAGCTGCAGAAAGTTTGCATAAATCGATTGCGGCAGCCTTTGCACAATTTGTCTGCTCCCCCGGGTGGCAGGCGTCCGAATATATTTTATCTGGCGGGCAGCCGGGATATGCATTTGGCTACCAGGACCCGTTGAATAACCAGGTTTGCAACCGGTTCTTTACAAATACAAAGGCAACGCTAGACAACGCCTACCTGCGTCCCAGGTACCACGGCTACCTGCAATTCCAGGAGGAAGGCGGGTTCTATATACAGGAATTTTTAAAAGGAAGGATACAATCGGCTTCATTGGTGCTAAATAAATTGAATCTGCTGTATACTGAAAGTTTACAAAAATCAGATAAAAACCTATGCAACAACAGCCGTTAA
- a CDS encoding CaiB/BaiF CoA transferase family protein, translating to MQQQPLKGLVVLEFGQYLSGPSAGMRLADLGARVIKIERPRGGDPCRQLAVKNLWVGEDSLNFHAINRNKESFTADLKNKEDFELVQKLIRKADVLTHNFRPGVMEKIGLAYKDVKALNEKIIYAEISGFGRKGPWAQKPGQDLLIQSLSGLTYTTGNSGAAPVPFGLSVVDTISGNHLVQAVLGALIRRQKKGVGAYIELSLLESAISLQFELFTTFFHKQEGIRRSKINNGNPLLGAPYGVYKTADHFLSLAMMDLQQLGEALGSEALKKYGPGDAFKKRDEIKALVAAKLRTGTTVYWLERLREKGLWASEIYNWNDLRQSEGYQVVRMEQQLQVGQKTITTTRCPIRLNGEKINSSKPAPALGQHRTAIIKELLED from the coding sequence ATGCAACAACAGCCGTTAAAGGGATTAGTGGTATTGGAATTTGGCCAGTATTTATCCGGGCCTTCCGCTGGTATGCGTTTGGCTGATCTGGGTGCCCGGGTGATAAAAATCGAACGGCCACGGGGGGGGGACCCTTGCCGGCAACTGGCAGTAAAAAATTTATGGGTGGGAGAGGATTCGCTGAATTTCCATGCGATCAATCGAAATAAAGAGAGTTTCACAGCCGATCTGAAAAATAAAGAAGATTTTGAGCTGGTTCAGAAATTGATCCGCAAGGCGGATGTACTGACGCATAATTTCAGACCGGGCGTGATGGAGAAGATCGGATTGGCTTACAAGGATGTGAAAGCGCTTAATGAAAAAATTATCTACGCGGAAATATCCGGCTTTGGTCGTAAGGGCCCCTGGGCGCAGAAACCGGGTCAGGATCTGTTGATCCAATCACTGTCGGGGCTTACTTACACCACGGGCAATTCCGGTGCAGCACCGGTTCCTTTTGGTTTGTCTGTTGTAGATACGATCAGCGGTAATCACCTGGTGCAGGCAGTACTGGGCGCGCTCATCCGCCGGCAAAAAAAAGGGGTAGGCGCTTATATCGAACTGAGTTTGTTAGAGTCTGCGATCAGCCTGCAGTTTGAATTGTTTACTACCTTCTTTCACAAACAGGAGGGTATTCGCCGCAGTAAGATAAATAATGGCAATCCCTTGCTGGGCGCGCCTTATGGCGTATATAAAACGGCCGATCATTTTCTTTCATTAGCAATGATGGACCTGCAGCAACTGGGAGAAGCTTTGGGTAGTGAAGCGTTAAAGAAATATGGCCCCGGGGATGCTTTTAAAAAACGGGATGAAATAAAGGCATTGGTTGCTGCGAAACTTCGGACAGGTACTACGGTATATTGGCTGGAGCGGTTGCGGGAAAAGGGATTGTGGGCTTCAGAGATTTATAACTGGAATGACCTGCGGCAATCTGAGGGTTACCAGGTTGTCCGGATGGAGCAACAACTGCAGGTAGGTCAAAAAACGATTACGACAACACGATGCCCCATCCGGCTCAACGGAGAAAAAATCAATTCGTCAAAACCCGCACCCGCACTGGGGCAGCACAGGACGGCGATTATAAAAGAATTATTGGAGGATTAA